The following coding sequences are from one Bacteroidia bacterium window:
- a CDS encoding tyrosine--tRNA ligase, which produces MNLIQELQWRGMVQDIMPGTEEKLLKEKTIGYIGFDPTADSLHIGSLVQIILLMHLQRAGHQPVALVGGATGMVGDPSGKSEERNLLSENILKHNVECVHNQLARFLDFTSTTNPAIMANNYDWFKDMGFLTFIRDVGKHITVNYMMSKDSVKKRMETGISFTEFSYQLLQGYDFYWLFKNKNCHLQMGGADQWGNMTTGAELIRRMCGGEAFSFTTPLITKADGGKFGKTEKGNIWLDAAKTSPYEFYQFWVNVSDEDAERYIKIFTFISKEEIDTLINQHRLEPHMRLLQTRLAKEVTCMVHSESDYNTAVEASQILFGKGTKEMLEKMDENLFLSVFDGVPQFNISKSELEQGILITDLLAVKTQVFPSKGEARKMIQAGGLSINKEKVGEDINLNSAGLLNGKFLLIQKGKKNYFILKAE; this is translated from the coding sequence ATGAATTTGATTCAAGAATTACAGTGGAGAGGCATGGTTCAGGATATAATGCCGGGAACAGAAGAAAAACTTTTAAAAGAAAAAACCATAGGTTATATTGGTTTTGATCCCACAGCTGATTCACTTCACATAGGAAGTTTAGTACAAATAATTTTACTTATGCACCTTCAAAGAGCCGGTCACCAGCCGGTTGCTTTGGTTGGTGGTGCAACAGGAATGGTTGGTGATCCATCCGGAAAATCTGAAGAAAGAAACCTGCTTTCTGAAAATATTTTGAAACACAATGTAGAATGTGTTCACAATCAACTAGCAAGATTTCTTGATTTTACTTCTACAACAAATCCTGCAATCATGGCAAATAACTATGATTGGTTTAAGGATATGGGTTTTTTAACTTTCATCAGAGATGTAGGTAAACACATTACAGTTAATTACATGATGTCGAAAGATTCTGTAAAAAAGCGTATGGAAACAGGCATTTCATTTACAGAATTTAGTTACCAGCTTTTACAGGGCTACGATTTTTACTGGCTCTTTAAAAACAAAAATTGTCACCTTCAAATGGGTGGTGCCGACCAATGGGGAAACATGACCACAGGTGCTGAACTTATTCGTAGAATGTGTGGTGGCGAAGCATTTTCGTTTACAACACCATTAATTACAAAAGCAGATGGTGGCAAATTTGGAAAAACAGAAAAAGGTAATATCTGGCTTGATGCAGCAAAAACATCACCTTACGAATTTTATCAATTTTGGGTAAACGTTTCAGACGAAGATGCAGAAAGGTATATTAAAATTTTTACATTCATTTCAAAAGAAGAAATAGACACTTTAATAAATCAACACAGGCTTGAGCCACATATGCGTTTACTTCAAACCAGGCTGGCAAAAGAAGTTACGTGTATGGTTCATTCAGAATCTGATTATAATACTGCTGTTGAAGCATCGCAAATACTTTTTGGAAAAGGCACAAAAGAAATGCTTGAAAAAATGGATGAAAATTTATTTTTATCAGTTTTTGATGGTGTACCACAATTTAATATTTCTAAATCAGAACTTGAACAGGGAATTTTGATTACAGATTTACTCGCAGTTAAAACACAGGTTTTTCCAAGTAAAGGCGAGGCAAGAAAAATGATTCAGGCAGGTGGATTAAGCATTAATAAAGAAAAAGTAGGCGAAGATATTAATCTAAATTCAGCCGGTTTACTTAATGGAAAATTCTTGCTAATTCAAAAAGGAAAAAAGAATTATTTTATTTTAAAAGCAGAATAA
- a CDS encoding oligosaccharide flippase family protein → MKRLFVTNLGLVLFLNLLVKPFWMFGIDRSVQNVVGSGDYGFYIALFNFSLILNILLDLGITNYNNKNIAQNNQLLNKHLSNVIVLKFLLAVFYTIVCLTIAFIIKYDFRQIQMLLFLVANQFLLSFILYLRSNLSGLHMFKTDSFISVLDRLLMILICSVLLWGHITSTPFKIEWFVYSQTAAYLTTAVITFFLVLRKSGLLKLNFDWHFFVVFLKQSYPFALLIFLMAFYNRIDSVMLERMLPNGAEEAGIYAQSYRVLDAASMIAYLFAGLLLPIFSKMLKHKDPVHQLVQFSYRLIIVPALVFVIGAIIYREEIIKLLYHGSRLSYSAEIFAIIIPGLIAMSTTYIYGTLLTANGSFKQLNIMAASAMVLNIILNIILIPRFQALGSAVASLTTQSLTAIIQILIANKAFQFKANYTFIFILSVFVVGVTGIGILFKNTFESWFTGFVLIGVTGILAAFALKLIDLKGMFQIIKNRDEE, encoded by the coding sequence GTTGTAGGATCAGGAGATTATGGATTTTATATAGCACTTTTTAATTTTAGCTTAATTCTAAATATTTTACTTGATTTAGGAATAACTAATTACAACAATAAAAACATTGCACAAAACAATCAGCTGCTTAACAAGCACTTATCTAACGTAATCGTTTTAAAATTTTTATTGGCAGTTTTTTATACTATTGTTTGCTTAACAATTGCATTTATTATCAAATATGATTTCAGACAAATACAGATGTTGCTGTTTCTTGTTGCAAATCAGTTTCTGCTTTCGTTTATTCTTTATTTACGGTCAAATTTAAGTGGTTTGCACATGTTTAAGACAGATAGTTTTATTTCTGTACTTGATCGTTTGTTAATGATATTAATTTGTAGTGTTTTACTTTGGGGGCATATAACCTCTACTCCTTTTAAAATAGAATGGTTTGTTTATTCTCAAACTGCAGCATATCTTACAACCGCAGTAATTACTTTCTTTTTGGTATTAAGAAAGTCGGGTTTATTAAAATTAAATTTCGACTGGCACTTTTTTGTTGTTTTTTTAAAGCAAAGTTATCCTTTTGCTCTTTTAATTTTTTTAATGGCATTTTATAACAGAATTGATTCTGTTATGCTTGAAAGAATGCTGCCAAATGGTGCGGAAGAAGCGGGTATTTATGCTCAGTCATACCGAGTTTTGGATGCAGCTTCAATGATTGCATATCTTTTTGCAGGTCTTTTATTGCCTATTTTTTCTAAAATGCTTAAGCATAAAGATCCGGTTCATCAATTAGTTCAATTTTCTTATAGGTTGATTATTGTTCCTGCACTTGTTTTTGTAATTGGCGCAATTATTTACAGAGAAGAAATAATTAAACTATTATATCATGGTAGTCGATTATCATATTCTGCAGAGATATTCGCTATTATCATTCCGGGATTAATAGCAATGTCAACAACTTATATATATGGAACTTTGCTTACGGCTAATGGAAGTTTTAAGCAATTAAATATAATGGCTGCTTCGGCAATGGTATTAAATATAATTTTAAACATTATTCTGATTCCCAGATTTCAGGCACTTGGTTCTGCAGTGGCAAGTCTAACCACTCAATCTCTTACTGCTATTATTCAAATACTTATTGCAAATAAGGCATTTCAATTTAAGGCAAATTATACATTTATATTTATTCTTTCTGTTTTTGTGGTTGGTGTTACAGGAATAGGAATTCTTTTCAAAAACACTTTCGAAAGTTGGTTTACTGGATTTGTATTAATTGGAGTTACCGGAATTTTAGCAGCGTTTGCTTTAAAACTCATTGATTTAAAAGGGATGTTTCAAATTATTAAAAACAGGGACGAAGAATAA